The following are from one region of the Odontesthes bonariensis isolate fOdoBon6 chromosome 12, fOdoBon6.hap1, whole genome shotgun sequence genome:
- the ankrd50l gene encoding uncharacterized protein ankrd50l, producing the protein MACDLRAPSCPLEQRSSSGFGSSSSLLRGRRFYCREWALDKLHRCLDSRSVPGQAPGLLVIGGPGAGKTALCTEVVWPTLTAGLAVSLSKRCLASHFCQKEDQRSTVVWRFILGVVEQLRASPLLSPGYEEILNRQSVSCALEPINCQRDPDGTFKRAVLEPLLDIPPPAQTLMVVVDAPDVDCGPGEGVGKSGSIAELLAANQHLLPGWLLLVCSVRRHNKAVCKMFSGFRKLCLDDLRKPPAVHDVQQYILCRLDEEAALRRQLTPDTADMLNLLHIKSGGCILVLERVLDGVAAALVGLREIRDIPGTLNGLYLWLCQRLFPRELFLYIRPLLNVFVAAPRPLTPQQLYTAAWTQDTSLNLQDFQNKLRALSPLLTEGPGGTKLLFHASFTEWLTDIKYCTQKYLCSRTEGHSMLAMSLTLQGPHLDIEGTCQLATHLVCSGHHKEKPSLLALWMLWADVSALTPSCSQALTIYLRQLPPLVSQDVLQLLIRSGLISDGCLSNAESSVTMHSVSEEKDVSQQVFERELSLKTLLDSGVSVNQPGFTDGQTLLARAAHDGSANVAKLLLTHGSDPLISDHQGQTPLILTSRHGYVKVLSLLLQWATSQDPETKVQMMEHVDNEGWTALRSAAWGGHREVVRLLLDAGADVNGCDSEGRTALRAAAWGGHEEIVLTLLDYGAQVDTADGKGRTPLIAAAYMGHHETVEILLDHNAQVDLADGDGRTALSVTALCVPTAAGIKGFGEVASLLLDHGANPGHRDHDGMTPLLLAAYEGHEDVVELLLEAGADVDETAGPEGNVAAGVTPLLAAAAMGRIKIVSQLLFWSAAVDVIDSEGRTALCLAAGRGSLEVVRTLLDRGLDENHKDDLGWTPLHAAACEGHRAVCAALREQGSMARVGEMDNEGRTPLILAAQEGHWSTVKLLLDRSSPIDHRAYNGHSALSAAFLEGHADVAELLMKRGADTDVRDAEGRPLLYLLVLEARLDMASLLIEKGGVPLESQDSVGRTSLHVAVWHGYVEIVYLLLKHGANPNAQDTAGRPPMHSVAWMGHTKVGHCLLETNEVNVHLACHQGATALSIAAQEGHANIVIMLLERGANPNHMDKYGRSPVKVAGKHGHFHIVTLLESYGAKPYLGMSPISSSVSPAKHNKILTPGISESNEVEVTAATSSSSVSSPGSTAEQFHSMQSSQTSSTCSLATVQTVPADSLSFVQQIQQHSLPRSRPSILPPSGSSVIGSLHGSSKRHPKNSPPSTVHSVRAMVHNCERPQKDLSSGLEYHNKMNKTSLKSDRNKYCGGKWHSVMASLGIMPGQDSPLGAKIRENPPLDYPRETWGSLTQKNILSPVCYSFTPAPSCSALQGDVTMTTIDPQLNLKQAIKLQFEGPTSAALYKRETPL; encoded by the exons ATGGCATGTGATTTGAGAGCACCGAGTTGTCCCCTGGAACAAAGGAGTAGCAGTGGATTTGGGAGCAGCTCCAGCTTGCTCCGGGGCCGGCGTTTCTACTGCCGGGAATGGGCCCTGGACAAGCTGCATCGCTGCCTGGATTCCCGTTCTGTGCCGGGCCAAGCACCAGGGCTGCTGGTGATAGGTGGTCCCGGTGCCGGTAAGACTGCCTTGTGCACTGAAGTGGTGTGGCCCACTTTAACAGCAGGGCTGGCAGTCAGCCTGTCAAAGCGTTGCCTGGCATCACATTTCTGCCAGAAGGAGGATCAGAGAAGTACCGTGGTGTGGAGGTTCATCTTGGGTGTGGTAGAGCAGCTGAGGGCATCGCCTCTCCTGTCACCTGGATATGAAGAGATCCTCAACAGGCAGTCTGTATCTTGTGCTTTGGAGCCTATAAACTGTCAAAGAGACCCTGATGGCACCTTCAAGAG AGCAGTGTTGGAACCCCTGCTGGACATCCCTCCTCCTGCCCAGACTCTGATGGTGGTCGTAGATGCCCCAGACGTTGACTGTGGGCCAGGTGAAGGAGTTGGAAAGAGTGGCTCCATTGCCGAACTCTTGGCTGCCAATCAACACCTGCTGCCTGGCTGGTTGCTACTTGTCTGCTCCGTCCGCCGCCATAACAAAGCTGTGTGCAAGATGTTCTCAG GTTTTCGCAAGCTTTGTCTGGATGATCTGAGGAAGCCGCCAGCAGTCCACGACGTGCAACAGTACATCCTTTGTCGGCTGGATGAGGAAGCAGCACTGCGCCGTCAGCTCACCCCCGACACAGCTGATATGCTGAATCTGCTGCACATCAAGAGTGGCGGCTGCATTCTCGTTCTCGAGCGTGTGCTTGATGGCGTGGCGGCAGCTCTTGTGGGTCTGCGGGAGATCCGGGACATCCCTGGGACTCTCAATGGTCTCTACCTGTGGCTTTGCCAGAGACTATTCCCCCGGGAGCTATTCCTCTACATCAGGCCTCTCCTCAATGTCTTCGTGGCTGCTCCAAGGCCCCTCACACCCCAGCAGCTATACACAGCAGCCTGGACTCAAGACACCTCGCTCAACCTCCAGGACTTCCAGAATAAACTCCGAGCACTGTCCCCTCTCCTGACTGAAGGCCCTGGGGGCACCAAACTACTTTTTCATGCCAGTTTCACAGAATGGCTTACTGACATTAAATACTGCACTCAGAAGTACCTGTGTAGTAGGACTGAGGGTCACAGCATGCTTGCCATGTCTCTGACTCTACAGGGACCCCACCTAGACATTGAGGGCACTTGTCAGCTAGCCACACACTTAGTTTGCTCAGGTCACCATAAAGAAAAACCCTCATTATTGGCATTATGGATGCTGTGGGCAGACGTATCTGCTCTTACTCCCAGCTGCAGTCAAGCCCTTACCATCTACTTACGTCAACTTCCTCCGCTGGTCAGTCAGGATGTCCTTCAGCTGTTGATAAGAAGTGGACTCATCTCGGATGGTTGTCTTTCAAATGCAGAGTCAAGTGTTACAATGCATTCTGTTAGTGAAGAAAAAGATGTTTCACAACAGGTTTTTGAGAGGGAGCTGTCTTTAAAAACGTTGCTAGATAGTGGGGTATCCGTGAATCAGCCTGGTTTTACAGATGGACAGACTTTGCTTGCTAGGGCAGCTCATGATGGTTCTGCAAATGTAGCTAAACTTCTCCTGACACATGGGTCTGATCCGTTGATCAGTGATCATCAGGGTCAAACACCACTGATTTTGACTTCCAGGCATGGTTATGTCAAAGTGCTGTCCCTCCTCCTTCAGTGGGCCACAAGTCAGGACCCAGAGACTAAAGTACAGATGATGGAGCATGTGGACAACGAAGGTTGGACAGCACTGCGCTCTGCAGCTTGgggaggacacagagaggttgTCCGCCTACTTCTGGATGCAGGAGCAGATGTAAATGGATGTGACAGTGAAGGCCGGACTGCCCTCCGAGCTGCTGCATGGGGGGGACATGAGGAAATTGTCCTCACACTGCTGGACTACGGGGCGCAAGTTGACACAGCAGATGGCAAGGGCCGCACACCACTCATTGCTGCTGCATACATGGGACATCATGAAACTGTGGAGATATTGCTGGACCATAACGCACAAGTTGACCTAGCTGATGGAGATGGACGCACTGCTCTATCAGTCACTGCCCTTTGTGTCCCTACAGCTGCAGGAATCAAAGGTTTTGGAGAGGTAGCAAGTCTGTTACTTGACCATGGAGCAAATCCGGGACACAGAGACCACGATGGAATGACACCACTGCTTCTTGCAGCCTACGAAGGCCATGAAGATGTAGTTGAGCTTTTGTTAGAGGCTGGTGCTGATGTGGATGAAACCGCTGGCCCTGAAGGGAATGTCGCAGCTGGTGTCACTCCTCTGCTGGCAGCTGCAGCAATGGGTCGCATAAAGATAGTGTCacagcttcttttctggagtgCAGCTGTGGATGTAATTGATTCTGAAGGCAGAACAGCACTCTGCTTGGCAGCAGGAAGAGGTAGCTTAGAGGTTGTTCGTACCTTGCTGGACCGAGGTCTGGATGAGAACCATAAAGACGACCTGGGCTGGACTCCACTTCATGCTGCTGCCTGTGAAGGTCACCGTgctgtttgtgctgctttgagAGAGCAAGGCAGTATGGCCCGAGTTGGAGAAATGGACAATGAAGGACGCACTCCTCTTATACTGGCTGCCCAAGAAGGTCATTGGAGCACTGTCAAACTACTGCTCGACAGAAGTTCTCCTATTGACCACAGGGCATACAATGGACATTCTGCACTGAGTGCAGCCTTCCTGGAGGGCCATGCTGATGTTGCAGAGCTGCTCATGAAGCGAGGTGCTGATACTGATGTCCGGGATGCAGAGGGACGGCCTCTGCTCTACCTCCTAGTGTTGGAGGCTCGTCTTGATATGGCCTCTCTCCTTATAGAGAAAGGAGGTGTACCGCTGGAGTCGCAAGACTCTGTGGGCCGCACATCCCTTCATGTAGCTGTATGGCATGGATATGTGGAGATTGTATACTTACTTTTAAAACATGGGGCAAACCCCAATGCACAAGATACGGCGGGGAGACCACCAATGCATTCAGTGGCTTGGATGGGACATACTAAAGTAGGACACTGTCTCCTTGAAACCAATGAGGTAAATGTACACCTAGCTTGCCATCAGGGGGCAACAGCTCTGAGCATCGCAGCCCAAGAGGGACATGCTAATATTGTGATTATGCTTCTAGAAAGAGGTGCAAATCCCAATCACATGGATAAATATGGCCGTAGTCCAGTCAAAGTGGCTGGGAAACATGGACATTTTCACATTGTCACGCTCTTGGAGAGCTATGGAGCCAAGCCATACCTAGGCATGTCACCTATCTCTAGTTCTGTATCCCCTGCAAAACACAACAAGATCCTCACCCCAGGCATATCAGAGAGTAATGAAGTTGAAGTAACGGCTGCTACATCTTCCTCTTCAGTATCTTCTCCTGGTTCTACCGCAGAACAATTCCACTCAATGCAGAGCTCCCAAACCTCTTCTACCTGCTCACTTGCGACAGTGCAGACAGTGCCAGCTGACAGTCTAAGCTTTGTCCAGCAGATCCAACAACATTCACTGCCCCGGAGCCGGCCCTCTATCCTCCCTCCATCAGGGAGCTCAGTCATAGGCAGCCTCCACGGAAGTAGCAAAAGGCATCCCAAAAACAGCCCCCCTTCTACTGTTCACTCAGTTAGAGCCATGGTGCACAACTGTGAACGGCCTCAGAAAGACTTGTCGTCTGGACTTGAATATCAtaacaaaatgaataaaacaagctTAAAATCAGACAGAAATAAGTACTGTGGAGGTAAATGGCACTCAGTCATGGCTTCTCTTGGAATAATGCCGGGTCAAGACAGCCCCCTAGGAGCTAAAATCAGAGAAAACCCTCCCTTGGACTACCCAAGGGAAACTTGGGGTTCTCTGACCCAGAAGAATATTTTGTCACCTGTTTGTTATAGTTTTACTCCTGCTCCATCTTGTAGTGCCTTGCAAGGGGATGTTACTATGACGACCATAGACCCACAACTTAATCTCAAACAGGCCATCAAACTGCAGTTTGAGGGCCCCACCAGTGCAGCCTTATACAAAAGAGAGACACCCCTGTGA